From the Thermococcus sp. M36 genome, the window CGTAGACGTTGCCCCGCTTATCGGCCACTATATCGCCCTTCTGGAACTTTGGAATCCTTACGCTGACGCTTGTCCTGTAAACTTCCCTGCTCGTCTGCCTGTCCACCCCAACGAGTTCGTAGGCCTCACTTATCGTCCCGCCAAAGCGCTCCTTTATGGCTTGGGCGAGCTTTCTTGCTGAAGAAGTCGAGCCCATGTAAAAGTCAAGCCCTTCCTCCTTCTCTATCGTGTCCTGGATGAAACCCATCCTGTCCTTTCTCATTATCTCATCTACCTTCTCCTCGACGAGCTTTCCGATGACCTTCCTCTCCTCCTCGGTCAGGGGCCTGTCCTCGGCGCGAACCTGGAGAATGGCCTCAAAGTAGCCCCCAAGGAACTTCTGACAGCGTGGACAGACAGTCTGGCGGACATAGACCGTGACGTGCTTTCTCTCGTTGTGGAGCTCCATCTGGAGTTCATGGGTCCTGGCCTTAACGCGGACTTCGTAGGTTATTATCGCGGGGAAGTACTCGATGTGCCAGTCCACGGGCTGGAACGCTATGACGGCTCTCCCCACAGGAAGGCTCTCAATTCCCTCAATCTCCTCAGCAGGA encodes:
- a CDS encoding 60S ribosomal export protein NMD3 — encoded protein: MSERFCYRCGISESEGGPLIEGLCQVCYRKENPVLLIESEISTELCQNCGSYRKRGVWVDPSSYELEELIFEVADSALIEAMEDSLSGVVREYEVVPAEEIEGIESLPVGRAVIAFQPVDWHIEYFPAIITYEVRVKARTHELQMELHNERKHVTVYVRQTVCPRCQKFLGGYFEAILQVRAEDRPLTEEERKVIGKLVEEKVDEIMRKDRMGFIQDTIEKEEGLDFYMGSTSSARKLAQAIKERFGGTISEAYELVGVDRQTSREVYRTSVSVRIPKFQKGDIVADKRGNVYEVKKVDGKGLRIKNLSTHREEHRDWKTVKREGIEIVEHERSEAMVTSITPKEVQLMDMETYETYELEKPGISLREGEIYSMIEVNGKRYFLSKKE